From a region of the Butyrivibrio sp. AE3004 genome:
- a CDS encoding amidohydrolase family protein: MRIRFYNARILTMREEQDIFEGELWTNNDKIIYCDTKDQIEAYYKENPDSMLIFDREIDCKKNLLMPGFKNAHTHSAMTLLRSRADDMPLADWLNKQIFPVEAKLTPEDIYYLTQLAVLEYLDGGITSIFDMYLTPESIADACRDSGMRCVQVGAVNNFSQSPELVEECYNKLNGRDSYNSYILGFHAEYTCSKELLEKIAELAHKYKAPVFTHISETANEVMECKERYNMTPVEFLDSLGMFDFGGGGYHLVHTTENDMDILKKRGMYVVTNPGSNTKLASGIAPINDYLKRGIPVALGTDGPASNNCLNMFREMFLTTGLAKLRENDAACVDAKEVLKMATVNGAHAMGLMNADVLDAGKVADVIMIDLNQPNMQPINNIVKNIVYSGSNANVKLTMIGGVIRYENGEYNIGVSPEELYKKASEIKERINKELQ, from the coding sequence ATGAGAATAAGGTTTTATAATGCAAGAATTCTCACTATGAGAGAAGAACAGGATATTTTCGAAGGTGAACTTTGGACAAATAATGACAAGATAATTTATTGTGATACAAAGGATCAGATTGAAGCATATTATAAAGAAAATCCTGATTCTATGCTTATTTTTGATCGGGAAATTGATTGCAAAAAAAACCTTTTAATGCCGGGATTTAAAAATGCCCATACTCATTCAGCTATGACATTGCTCAGATCAAGAGCAGATGACATGCCTCTTGCAGATTGGCTAAACAAACAGATATTTCCTGTTGAAGCAAAATTGACCCCTGAGGACATATATTACTTGACACAGCTTGCTGTTTTAGAGTATTTGGATGGTGGAATTACATCAATTTTTGATATGTATCTTACACCGGAATCAATAGCTGATGCATGCCGTGATTCCGGAATGAGATGCGTTCAGGTTGGAGCTGTAAATAACTTCAGCCAATCACCTGAACTTGTTGAGGAGTGCTATAACAAGCTTAACGGAAGAGACAGTTATAATTCATATATATTAGGGTTCCATGCTGAATATACCTGTTCAAAGGAATTGCTTGAAAAAATTGCGGAGCTTGCTCACAAGTATAAGGCACCTGTTTTTACACATATTTCAGAGACCGCAAATGAGGTTATGGAATGTAAAGAACGTTACAATATGACACCTGTAGAATTTCTGGACAGTCTAGGAATGTTTGATTTTGGTGGTGGCGGATATCATCTCGTTCATACCACCGAGAATGATATGGACATATTAAAAAAGAGGGGAATGTATGTAGTTACAAATCCCGGATCAAACACAAAGCTTGCAAGCGGCATTGCTCCCATTAATGATTATCTAAAGAGGGGAATACCTGTTGCTCTCGGAACGGACGGCCCTGCAAGTAACAATTGCCTTAATATGTTCAGAGAGATGTTTCTTACTACCGGTCTTGCAAAGCTTCGTGAAAATGATGCAGCATGTGTTGACGCAAAAGAAGTTTTGAAAATGGCTACGGTTAACGGGGCTCATGCAATGGGACTTATGAATGCAGATGTTCTTGATGCAGGAAAGGTTGCTGATGTAATTATGATCGATTTGAATCAGCCCAATATGCAGCCAATTAATAATATCGTTAAGAACATAGTTTACAGCGGCAGCAACGCTAATGTTAAGCTTACTATGATCGGCGGCGTTATTCGTTATGAAAATGGTGAATATAATATAGGAGTAAGCCCTGAGGAACTATATAAAAAGGCTTCCGAGATAAAAGAGAGAATAAACAAGGAGTTACAATAA
- a CDS encoding MutS-related protein: MTGIWFLIIVTAIIFAVFLIGYRNSKIEEKKFIMKCADEFGSAPSARLKKQRDDISGYFKENISDYSVDDITWNDLDMHTVYDRLNYCETSSGEEYLYYMLRTPQTEDTGIFAKMEKELEALSGSEDERCKIKQCLLRVGKSGKYSIYDYLPLIDKANPGSDGFHILMLIIMAGSIFSMVFFNFMIGFLILITAMAINVVSYYKIKASLQPYMVTFSYVLRLIRGGRELLSLEDCTFYDEIREIKECTIDLKSFTKGSWILMSGSKVMGSGNPIDILMDYARMLTHIDLIKFNSMYRKLQDKKESVHKLTKDIGYIDSVMSVCYYRASLDRNYCKPEFLTEKHYEIKEGCHPLMNAPVPNTFTADRGFLITGSNASGKSTFLKMCAINTILAQTIHTCICKEYRASFFRVFSSMALKDDLNLGDSYYMVEIKSLKRILDAKDDSRAAVLCFIDEVLRGTNTVERIAASSKILEFFANHKDSVMCFAATHDGELSDILGKLYDIRHFEGEMKENDVLFDYKLKDGPATKRNAINLLRTIGYNDMIVREAENMAIRFENTGDWTL, from the coding sequence ATGACTGGAATTTGGTTTTTGATAATTGTAACTGCAATAATATTTGCGGTATTTCTTATCGGATACAGAAACAGTAAAATTGAAGAAAAAAAATTTATTATGAAGTGCGCAGACGAATTTGGTTCTGCGCCTTCAGCGCGTCTAAAGAAACAACGTGATGATATTAGCGGCTATTTTAAAGAAAATATAAGTGATTATTCTGTTGATGATATAACCTGGAATGACCTGGATATGCACACCGTTTATGACAGGCTGAACTATTGCGAAACATCTTCGGGCGAAGAGTATCTTTACTATATGCTCAGGACACCGCAGACAGAGGACACCGGTATTTTTGCAAAAATGGAAAAAGAGCTTGAAGCCTTAAGTGGAAGCGAAGACGAGAGATGTAAAATTAAACAATGTCTTCTTCGAGTAGGTAAAAGTGGGAAGTATTCAATTTATGATTATTTGCCGCTTATTGATAAAGCAAATCCGGGCTCTGATGGCTTTCATATATTAATGCTGATCATAATGGCAGGCTCAATCTTTTCAATGGTATTCTTTAATTTTATGATAGGTTTTTTAATTCTTATAACAGCGATGGCTATAAATGTTGTTAGCTATTATAAAATTAAGGCATCCTTACAACCATATATGGTGACCTTTTCGTATGTACTTAGATTGATAAGAGGCGGAAGAGAATTACTATCTTTGGAAGATTGCACTTTTTACGATGAAATTCGTGAAATAAAGGAGTGCACTATTGATCTTAAAAGCTTTACGAAGGGGTCATGGATATTAATGTCAGGCTCTAAAGTGATGGGCAGTGGAAATCCTATAGATATTCTTATGGATTATGCCAGGATGCTTACGCATATAGATTTAATTAAATTCAATTCAATGTATAGAAAGTTACAGGACAAAAAAGAATCGGTTCACAAGCTTACTAAAGACATAGGGTATATTGATTCTGTAATGTCTGTATGTTATTACAGGGCCTCACTTGACAGGAATTATTGTAAGCCCGAATTTTTGACAGAGAAACATTATGAAATAAAAGAAGGTTGTCATCCGTTAATGAATGCTCCTGTTCCTAATACATTTACAGCGGACAGAGGATTTCTTATTACAGGGTCAAATGCTTCCGGAAAATCAACATTCCTTAAAATGTGTGCTATCAATACGATTTTGGCACAAACAATACATACCTGTATTTGTAAGGAATACAGAGCATCTTTTTTCAGAGTTTTCAGTTCAATGGCACTTAAGGATGATCTAAATCTGGGTGACAGCTATTATATGGTTGAAATTAAATCACTAAAAAGAATTCTTGATGCCAAAGATGATTCCAGGGCTGCAGTATTGTGCTTTATTGATGAAGTCTTAAGGGGAACCAATACTGTTGAAAGAATTGCTGCTTCATCTAAGATACTTGAATTTTTTGCCAATCATAAGGATAGCGTTATGTGCTTTGCAGCCACGCATGACGGGGAGCTTTCCGATATACTTGGAAAGCTTTATGATATCCGGCATTTCGAAGGAGAAATGAAGGAAAATGATGTGCTGTTTGACTATAAGCTTAAAGATGGTCCCGCAACAAAAAGAAATGCGATCAATCTTTTGAGGACTATAGGATACAATGACATGATCGTCAGGGAAGCAGAAAATATGGCAATTAGATTTGAAAATACAGGAGACTGGACCTTATAA
- the rnhA gene encoding ribonuclease HI — translation MKVTIYSDGSARGNPDGPGGYGTVIQFIDNNGTLHEKELSAGYDKTTNNRMELMGAIMGLEALNRPCEVDLYSDSKYVISAFNENWINGWIKKNWKKSDGKPVKNIELWKRLLEAQSKHKVTWNWVKGHDGHPENERCDTLATTAADQTEEFLLHDDGGDLK, via the coding sequence ATGAAGGTTACTATATATTCAGACGGATCCGCAAGAGGAAATCCGGACGGCCCGGGAGGGTACGGAACAGTTATCCAGTTCATTGACAATAACGGAACACTGCATGAAAAAGAACTGAGTGCAGGTTACGATAAAACCACTAATAACAGAATGGAGCTAATGGGTGCAATTATGGGACTCGAAGCTCTGAACAGACCTTGTGAAGTTGATCTGTATTCGGATTCCAAGTATGTGATAAGTGCTTTCAATGAGAATTGGATAAATGGCTGGATAAAGAAAAACTGGAAAAAATCAGATGGAAAGCCTGTTAAAAATATTGAGCTTTGGAAGAGACTTCTTGAAGCTCAGAGCAAACATAAGGTTACCTGGAACTGGGTAAAAGGCCATGACGGGCATCCTGAAAATGAAAGATGTGATACTTTGGCAACAACTGCTGCGGACCAGACTGAAGAATTCCTTTTGCATGACGACGGTGGAGACTTAAAATGA
- the fsa gene encoding fructose-6-phosphate aldolase, which yields MKFFLDTANVEDIRKANDMGVICGVTTNPSLIAKEGRDFNQVVAEIASIVDGPISGEVKATTVDAEGMIAEGREIAKIHKNMVVKIPMTAEGLKACHTLAAEGIKVNMTLIFTANQALLAARAGAAFVSPFLGRLDDISTRGTDLISEVAQIFDLHGIDTEIIAASVRHPMHVTDCALAGAHIATVPFGVISQMVNHPLTTAGIEKFQKDYIAVFGE from the coding sequence ATGAAATTCTTCTTGGATACTGCTAATGTTGAAGACATTAGAAAAGCAAATGATATGGGAGTTATCTGCGGTGTAACAACAAATCCGTCCCTTATTGCAAAAGAGGGTAGAGATTTTAATCAGGTAGTAGCAGAGATTGCTTCTATCGTAGATGGACCTATTAGTGGTGAAGTAAAAGCTACAACTGTTGACGCTGAGGGCATGATTGCCGAGGGCCGTGAAATTGCCAAGATTCACAAGAACATGGTTGTAAAGATTCCTATGACAGCTGAGGGACTTAAGGCTTGTCATACACTTGCTGCAGAAGGCATCAAGGTTAACATGACACTTATCTTCACAGCAAACCAGGCTCTTCTTGCTGCCAGAGCAGGTGCTGCATTCGTAAGTCCTTTCCTTGGAAGACTTGATGATATAAGCACCAGAGGAACAGATCTTATCTCTGAAGTTGCTCAGATTTTTGACCTTCACGGTATTGATACAGAGATCATTGCTGCATCTGTTCGTCATCCTATGCATGTTACAGACTGTGCTCTTGCAGGTGCTCATATTGCTACAGTACCTTTCGGCGTTATTTCTCAGATGGTTAATCATCCTCTTACAACAGCAGGAATTGAGAAATTCCAGAAGGATTATATCGCTGTATTCGGTGAATAA
- a CDS encoding EAL domain-containing protein, whose translation MTIREGEQGSSELYQKDEFLKIIDSKAENDELSASFCCVFIVVENFRQYYMNYGFDEGYQVLTFVRKKIRNAFPVDIASKIEDSEFAVITDIDDVETFIIRIQKDFDEVYIHTGMSLRAGIYPISKDDKSAEKILVNASIACTNGERKSDGISVFNNQSTDNKILMQHYVVHHLEQAIENGEISVYYQPIFHTYSGKVCGHEALARWLNSEYGILYPNDFVPVLEHSKKINLLDCFVIRQVCKDLSDIKKDTGLDPVPISINLTRLDFELADMLKVVETEVERYGLSRKLIQIEISEAEITTDRKGIKKELERFRDKGFTIIFDDFGSEYSSLHILNDMPFDAVKINSSFLEGYNYDKKPRIMMKNVINMAKELGIHTMMGSVEDEEILEFLKQAGCEKTQGHLYSEAVPMWYYPEGGYPFEYENENERNFYNEIGNVNILSQTPIEEKHLDENEVIFLNQLPLAMLEYDGNSFRILMYSKDFNDIFEPLFAGDIKFIDDLFNSPRHSFARNVRSLAAQCVDNDAIHSMEFVTTAGYNRLMLRRITGSKELKKTAILATAEAISENDAGTRAVQMNMHLKFLYMIYNRVDIVNVSEDSFETVYENHAKYNQTMQKGPFSKAIKSFANDAIYNEDREGFLEFYNLNNLDERLNEYNIDHLTDYFRTIDAQGNYNWLMYLLIPIVSEGNRMFIMGSRSIDSERMRKLPDISQSGSEYYDMPSDPTFLLLASDAFTDTLGYGSFEQFIRNTFYLEANLTENKTVYMHLGQSGLISDFGETGYIELPFSDVTKSMVFSQVTDEDQEKMYEFYDRDRLLSEYEKGILSGRMVYLERTGTNDQPRYQNACYHMRKTRQNDTVHIFILKYDIDQFKRTNETIRNLAERDTLTGLFNRMTIGKVYESLVENEDTKSLAMVLLDLDHFKQINDNYGHDCGDKVIKDAARRMQNNLGEDCYPSRIGGDEFLVIIRNQSEENIDSLLKAFSEDSKTIDYNGETVKYTMSLGYSVYPDDGKAYNELYKNADKALYYVKENGKNNYAKYKERR comes from the coding sequence ATGACAATAAGAGAAGGCGAACAGGGTTCGTCAGAGCTATACCAGAAGGATGAATTTTTAAAAATTATTGATTCGAAAGCAGAAAATGATGAATTATCTGCTTCTTTTTGCTGTGTTTTTATAGTTGTTGAGAATTTTAGACAGTATTACATGAATTATGGCTTTGATGAAGGCTATCAGGTTCTGACTTTTGTAAGGAAAAAAATCAGAAATGCTTTTCCTGTTGATATAGCCTCTAAAATCGAAGACTCCGAATTTGCTGTTATTACAGATATTGATGATGTGGAAACCTTCATAATTAGAATCCAAAAGGATTTTGATGAAGTATATATCCATACCGGAATGTCACTTCGTGCCGGTATATATCCAATATCAAAGGATGATAAGAGTGCTGAAAAAATTCTTGTAAATGCCAGCATTGCCTGCACAAACGGTGAAAGAAAGTCTGATGGTATTTCTGTTTTCAACAATCAGAGTACAGACAATAAAATTCTTATGCAGCATTATGTGGTGCATCATCTCGAACAGGCAATAGAAAATGGTGAAATATCTGTTTATTATCAACCGATTTTTCATACTTATTCCGGAAAAGTGTGCGGCCATGAAGCTCTTGCCAGGTGGTTAAATTCTGAATATGGAATATTATATCCGAATGATTTTGTACCGGTTCTTGAACACTCAAAGAAGATAAATCTTCTGGACTGTTTTGTTATAAGACAGGTTTGTAAAGATTTAAGTGACATAAAGAAAGACACCGGATTAGATCCTGTACCTATTTCGATCAACCTGACAAGGCTGGACTTTGAACTGGCCGATATGCTTAAGGTTGTAGAAACTGAAGTAGAAAGGTATGGACTGTCAAGAAAGCTTATTCAGATTGAAATAAGCGAAGCTGAAATAACGACAGACAGAAAAGGCATAAAGAAGGAACTTGAGAGATTTAGGGATAAGGGCTTCACCATCATATTTGATGATTTTGGAAGCGAATATTCATCACTTCATATTCTGAATGACATGCCTTTTGATGCTGTGAAAATAAACAGTAGCTTCCTTGAGGGATATAACTATGACAAAAAGCCAAGGATTATGATGAAAAACGTAATCAATATGGCTAAAGAACTTGGGATACATACAATGATGGGAAGTGTAGAGGATGAAGAAATTCTTGAGTTCTTAAAGCAGGCAGGCTGCGAAAAAACTCAGGGACATCTTTACAGCGAAGCTGTACCCATGTGGTATTATCCTGAAGGCGGATATCCTTTTGAGTATGAAAATGAAAATGAGAGAAATTTCTATAATGAAATCGGAAATGTAAATATACTTTCTCAAACACCTATAGAGGAAAAGCATCTTGACGAGAACGAAGTGATTTTCCTTAATCAGCTTCCTCTTGCAATGCTTGAATACGATGGGAATTCTTTCAGAATTTTGATGTACAGTAAAGATTTTAACGATATTTTTGAGCCTCTTTTTGCAGGGGATATAAAATTTATTGATGATCTTTTCAATTCGCCAAGACACTCTTTTGCGCGAAATGTCAGATCCCTTGCGGCTCAGTGTGTTGATAACGATGCGATACATTCGATGGAGTTTGTTACAACTGCAGGTTATAACAGACTTATGCTTAGAAGGATTACAGGATCAAAGGAGCTGAAGAAGACAGCGATACTGGCTACGGCAGAGGCAATATCCGAAAACGATGCAGGAACAAGAGCAGTTCAGATGAATATGCATTTGAAATTCCTCTATATGATATATAACAGAGTGGATATTGTGAATGTAAGCGAAGACTCTTTTGAAACGGTTTATGAAAATCACGCTAAATATAATCAGACTATGCAGAAGGGGCCGTTCTCAAAAGCAATAAAGAGCTTTGCAAATGATGCCATATACAATGAGGATAGAGAAGGGTTCCTTGAATTCTATAATCTTAATAATCTTGATGAAAGACTTAATGAATATAATATAGACCATTTGACGGATTACTTTAGAACCATTGATGCACAGGGGAATTATAACTGGCTGATGTACCTTTTGATTCCTATTGTTTCTGAGGGCAATAGGATGTTTATAATGGGATCGAGAAGCATTGATTCAGAAAGAATGAGAAAGCTCCCGGATATAAGCCAGAGTGGCTCGGAATACTATGATATGCCCAGTGATCCGACTTTTCTTTTGCTTGCGAGTGACGCTTTTACAGATACCCTTGGATATGGTTCTTTTGAGCAGTTTATAAGAAATACTTTCTATCTGGAGGCTAATCTGACAGAGAACAAGACTGTTTATATGCATCTTGGACAGAGCGGGCTTATTTCGGATTTTGGTGAAACCGGTTATATTGAACTACCCTTTAGTGATGTTACAAAGAGCATGGTTTTTTCACAGGTAACTGATGAAGACCAGGAAAAAATGTATGAGTTCTATGATAGAGACAGGTTACTTTCGGAGTATGAAAAGGGAATACTTTCCGGAAGAATGGTTTATCTTGAACGCACAGGTACAAATGATCAGCCAAGATATCAAAATGCATGCTATCACATGCGAAAGACAAGGCAGAATGATACGGTTCATATTTTTATTCTTAAATATGATATTGATCAGTTTAAGAGAACAAATGAAACTATCAGAAACCTTGCCGAGAGAGATACACTTACAGGCTTGTTCAATCGAATGACTATAGGAAAAGTATACGAATCTCTGGTTGAAAATGAAGATACCAAATCATTGGCAATGGTGCTTTTGGATCTTGATCACTTTAAACAGATTAATGACAATTACGGTCATGACTGCGGAGATAAAGTTATTAAGGATGCAGCAAGAAGAATGCAGAATAATCTTGGAGAAGACTGCTATCCTTCAAGAATAGGCGGAGATGAGTTCTTGGTTATCATCAGGAATCAGAGTGAAGAAAATATAGATTCACTGCTAAAGGCATTTTCCGAAGATTCAAAGACAATTGACTATAACGGAGAAACGGTAAAATATACAATGTCTTTAGGATATTCTGTATACCCTGATGACGGAAAAGCGTATAATGAATTATATAAAAATGCCGACAAGGCTTTGTATTATGTAAAAGAAAACGGTAAAAACAATTATGCCAAGTACAAAGAGCGGAGGTAA
- a CDS encoding ROK family protein, translating into MADKYNICLDIGGTKILGAIFNEKKEIVFRLKKKTKEAGDDADNVEKMIISVVEDMIRDSDIKKKDIKAIAAGAPGVIDQGAGIILTSPNLPWTNYDIKSSIEKKFDIPFYIGNDVNVGVLGEWKYGVAKGYKNVVGFFVGTGMGGGLILDGKMFTGNKYKAAEYGHMILDPEGPLCGCGQRGCLEAFSSKKGMSSYILQQTARGRKNMLSETIENGVFKSKNLKKAIAAKDAVTLEAVDRACHYLAVATGNMINTISPDIVVYGGGVMEAVGDFFMEKILAEVDRYCMPSIRSTVELKKAALGDDSNIYGALAMIEDM; encoded by the coding sequence ATGGCTGATAAGTACAATATCTGTCTGGATATCGGGGGAACCAAGATCCTTGGTGCGATTTTTAATGAAAAGAAGGAAATAGTATTCAGGCTTAAGAAAAAGACAAAAGAAGCCGGCGATGATGCTGATAATGTTGAAAAAATGATAATCAGCGTTGTCGAAGATATGATAAGGGATTCTGATATCAAGAAAAAAGATATTAAAGCTATTGCAGCCGGAGCTCCGGGAGTTATAGATCAGGGAGCAGGCATTATTCTTACTTCACCTAATTTGCCATGGACAAATTATGATATAAAATCATCAATTGAGAAGAAATTCGACATACCTTTTTATATCGGAAATGATGTAAATGTCGGAGTACTTGGCGAATGGAAATATGGCGTTGCCAAGGGGTATAAAAATGTTGTCGGATTCTTTGTCGGAACCGGTATGGGTGGTGGACTTATTCTGGATGGCAAAATGTTTACCGGTAACAAATATAAAGCAGCTGAGTACGGACACATGATCCTTGATCCGGAGGGACCGCTTTGCGGGTGTGGACAAAGAGGCTGTCTTGAAGCTTTTTCAAGTAAGAAAGGAATGAGCTCTTATATATTGCAGCAAACAGCCAGAGGACGCAAGAATATGCTGTCTGAGACTATAGAGAACGGTGTATTTAAGAGTAAGAACCTAAAGAAGGCAATAGCTGCAAAAGATGCAGTAACTCTTGAAGCTGTTGACAGAGCATGTCATTATCTTGCCGTTGCGACAGGTAATATGATAAATACCATAAGCCCCGATATTGTTGTATATGGTGGTGGTGTAATGGAAGCAGTTGGTGATTTCTTTATGGAAAAGATTCTGGCAGAGGTTGATCGTTATTGTATGCCGTCCATAAGGAGTACTGTAGAACTTAAAAAAGCAGCTCTTGGGGATGACTCAAATATTTATGGAGCACTTGCCATGATAGAGGATATGTAA
- the dut gene encoding dUTP diphosphatase, with the protein MKVNIKKLTETATLPSRGSFAAAGYDLYADLQTEVTVKPHTTEKIGTGLAMEIPDGYFGGIYARSGIATKEGLRPANCVGVVDSDYRGEIIVAIHNDSDSDRTITPAERIAQIIIQPFLSVTFEETDELAESERGTGGFGSTGKK; encoded by the coding sequence ATGAAGGTAAACATAAAAAAACTTACTGAAACAGCAACGCTTCCGTCAAGAGGAAGTTTTGCAGCTGCAGGTTATGATCTTTATGCCGATTTGCAGACGGAAGTAACTGTAAAACCGCATACTACCGAGAAAATCGGAACCGGCCTTGCAATGGAGATTCCTGACGGATATTTTGGCGGGATATATGCCAGAAGCGGAATTGCAACAAAGGAAGGGCTTCGCCCTGCAAATTGTGTAGGTGTTGTTGATTCAGATTACAGAGGAGAGATAATAGTTGCTATACATAATGACTCCGACTCAGACAGAACCATAACTCCTGCAGAAAGGATAGCTCAGATAATTATTCAGCCATTTTTATCCGTAACATTTGAAGAAACTGATGAACTTGCTGAATCTGAGAGAGGCACTGGTGGGTTTGGCTCAACAGGAAAGAAATAA